GCCGTGTTCGGACGACACAAGACGCGCATGCCGACCGCCGACGAGGCGCTGCCCGGTCGTGACGAGACGATGCCGGTTCCCGAGCACCACGCCGTGAACGGCAGCTCGCTGCGCCCGCCGTTCCCCGACGGGACCGAGCAGGCCCTGTTCGCGATGGGCTGCTTCTGGGGTGCCGAGCGCAAGTTCTGGGAGACGCCCGGCGTGGTCGTCACCGCCGTCGGGTACGCGGGCGGGCTCACCCCGAACCCGACGTACGAGGAGGTGTGCAGCGGTCTCACCGGCCATGCCGAGGTCGTGCTCGTCGTGTTCGACCCCGCGCGCGTCTCCTACGAGGAGCTGCTGAAGGTCTTCTGGGAGTCGCACGACCCGACGCAGGGCATGCGCCAGGGCAACGACGTCGGCACGCAGTACCGCAGCGCCGTCTACACGTACGGCGAGATGCAGCGGAAGGCCGCCGAGGCGTCACGCGACGCGTACCAGAAGGTGCTGCACGACGCCGGCTACGGCGACATCACGACCTCGATCGAGGACGCACCCGCGTTCTACTACGCCGAGCCGTACCACCAGCAGTACCTGGCGAAGAACCCGTTCGGCTACTGCGGGCTGGGCGGAACGGGTGTGAGCTGCCCGACGGGCCTCACCGGCACGTAGTCCTGCGCGAACATCCTCGGACGGGAACCGAACACCACACGCGCCGCTCGCGACGCAGGACCGTTGTTCGGGTCCTGGTCTTCGCGGTCAGCGGGATCTCGCTCTACGTCGTCCTGCCGGGCCTCATCGCGCTGTTCCACGACCTGCCGCGGCTGCGGTCGGTCTTCCCGCTGTGGTTTTTGCCGATCTTCCTGTTCGAGGCGGCCGCGTTCGTCTCGATGTGGGAGCTGATGCGCGTCGCGCTGGGCACGAAGGCGTGGTTCGACGTCGCGTGCGCGCAGCTCGCCGGGAACGCGCTGAGCCGCGCGCTTCCGGGCGGCGTAGCGACGGGCGGCGCCACGCAGCTCGGCATGCTCCGGCGGGCGGGGTTCGATCCGACGACGACCACGACCGCGCTCACCGCCGTCGGCCTGCTGTCGACCGCGACGCTGTTCGTCCTGCCGTTGCTCGCCGTGCCCGCGTTGCTGTTCGGCCTCGCGATCGACTCACGTCTCGTGCGGGGTGGGATCGTGGCCGCGATCGTCGCCGTGTTCCTGTTGTCCGGCGCGTCCGCGCTGCTGCTGTCCGACCGCGTCGTGCGCGGGTTCGGTCGCGCGATCGACTGGACCGTCGCGAAGGTTCGTCGCCGTCGCGTCACCGCGCACTTCACGACGGAGATCCTCGAGGCGCGCGACTTCGTGCGGAGCTCGCTCGCCGACTCCTGGCAGCGCGCCGTTCCCGCCGCGTTCGGCAACCAGCTGTTCGACTACGGCGCGCTCACCATGAGCCTGTTCGCGGTCGGCGCGCGCGTCGACCCTGCGCCGGTGCTCCTCGCGTTCGTCGTCGCGAGCGTGCTCGCGATGATCCCGCTCACGCCGGGCGGGCTCGGGTTCGTCGAGGCGGGCCTGACGGGCACGCTCACCCTCGCGGGCGCGTCCGCCGCGCACGCCGTGCTCGCGACGCTGCTCTACCGCGTCTTCGCGTACTGGGTCCCGCTCCCGGCGGGTGCGCTGGCGTCGACGCTCTTCGCGCGACGACACGGGTCGAGCTCGTGAACGGACGCGTCACGCCGTGACGGCGACACTGCCGTCGGCACGGTGGCGGCGGTCCCTCGTCCATGCGACGAGCCCGGCGACGAGCTCGATCACGCCGAGGCACACCAGGACCGAGCCGAGCACGATCGCGCCGGCGTGGAGCGAGCGCGCCGGCTGGCCGACGAGGAAGAGACCCGCGACCATCCCGAGGATGCCGACGGTCCCCGCACCACGCGGGTAGCGCGGTGGGTGCATCAGGCGTCCGACGACCGCGAACGCGCCCTGCGTGAGCATCCACAACCCGAGCACGACCGCCACGACGAGGACGGTCTGGTGCGGCCACGCGAGCACCACCGCGCCTGCGACGACACCGAGCAGCCCGCGGGCGAACCGCAGCGCCCACCCGCGGTCGGGACGGTCGAGGAGCGCGCCGATCATGTCGAGGCACCCGAACCACAGCATCCCGGACCCGGCGAGGACGGCGAGCACGACCCCGGTCGCGTGTGGCCACGCGATCAGGACCACACCGACGACGAGCAGACCGGCCCCGCCGACGATCGCGGCGCGCCACAGCGTGCGCGCCGAGACCGCGTCCGCGCCGGCGGGTCCGGCGCTCACCGTTTGCCCGTCGGCGCGCCGGCGCTCACCGTTCGCCCGCCGGCGCCGGCCTCGCACGTCTCACGCCCGGCATCATCGGCGCCTCACTGACCGCGTGCGTCACCCGATCCGGGTGATCGAGGTGCGCCGGACGTGCGACCGCGCGTCGGTGCCGCCGTTGCCGTCGACGGGCGAGCACGCGCTCGTGGCGCTGCATCGCCAGCCCAGTCGCGACGAGCACCAAGCCGACGAGACCGAGCAGGGCCCCGATCGCGAGCAGCGAGTGCGAGCTCACCGGCGCATGGTGACCGCCCGCGGGGTGAGGAGGCATCACCCGCGGGGGTGAAGCGTGCGAGCCGGCCGTCCGCCCGCGGCGGCGGTGCGCGTCTTCCTGCACTACGTTTGCAACGACGCTTCGGTCACGCGAAGGGGGAGCGCGATGCCCTACGCCGAAGGCCGCGTGTTCTACGACGCCGACAGCCACCTGATGGAGACGTCGGACTGGCTCGTCGCCCACGCCGATCCCGACGTCCGGGATCGGATACGTCCGTTGCAGCTCGCGGGGGCGGGGGCGAATGCCGACGAGGCCGTCGCGGACGCGGACGCGCGCGCGCACGACGCCGGCGCCGACGCGCTTCCGAGCCCGACCGAGGTGATGGGCCCGAAGGGTTGGGCCGCGTACGGCGCAACCGACCCTGCCGAACGAAGTCGCGCGCTCGACGTCCTCGGCTTCGAACGTCAGCTCGTGTTCTCGACGTTCGCGGCCACGCAGTTCCTCGGGCGCGACGTCGAGCTGCTCTACGGCGGGACGCGCGCGCACAATCGGGCCATGGCCGCGTTCTGCGCGGACGACGCGCGAATGCTGCCGGTCGCGTTCGTGCCGCTCGACGTGCCCGAGCTCGCTGAGCGCGCCGTCGACGAAGCGCTCGCACTCGACGCCGCCGCGATCCTCGTCCCGTCCGTCCCGCCGCCCGACCGTTCCCCCACGCACCCCGACTACGACGGTGTGTGGGCGCGCCTCGCCGACGCGGACGTGCCGTTCGTGCTGCACGTCGGCGGCGGCGGACGGCTCGTGCGTCCCGCGTTCCACGTGAACGGGAAGCCGCCGACGACCGACTTCCTCGGCGGGGGCGAGAACATCCGCTCGAAGGACTTCATGGCGATCCACGCCGCGCCCGAGATGTTCCTGTCCGTCATGGTGCTCGACGGCGTGCTCGACCGGTTCCCGAACCTGCGCGGCGGGTGCATCGAGCAGGGCGCGATGTGGGTCGTGCCGTGGCTGCGGCGTCTCGACATCGCGCAGACGACGTTCGCGCGCACGGAGCCCGCGTTGAAGCTCCCGCTGCGCGCGTCCGAGTACGTGCACCGCCAGCTCCGCTTCACACCGTTCCCGACCGAGCCCGTCGGCTGGATGATCGAGCAGGCCGGCGACGACCTGTTCCTGTTCTCGTCCGACTTCCCGCACCCGGAGGGCGGGCACGACCCGCTCGCGCGGTTCGAGGCGTCGATGGCCGACGTCGACGAGACCGCGCGCGAACGCTTCTACTCCCGCAACTTCGCCGAGCTGATGGGGACGAGCTCGTCGCGGTCGTAGACGACGACCGTGCGCGCCGCGACATCGTGGAGCGCGCGTCGTGAGCGGCCACCGACGACACCGACGAAGCCCAGGCCGAACACGAAGCTGAACGGGAACACGAGCGCGCGCACGAACGCCCTGCCGCCTCCGACCGCGCCGCCCTCGCGGCGCACGACGCGCAGTCCGAGGAGGGCCTTGCCCGGCGTGCGGCCCGTCGCAGCCGTCGACAGCCAGAAGTACGCGAACGTGAACACTCCCGCGACGATCGCCCACCAGTCGCTCCCACCCTGGGTCGGGTGAATGTCGGGCGACACGAAGAGGTCGGCCAGGTACGTGAACAGCGCGAACCCGGCCGCGAGCATCCCCGAGACGAGGAACGTGTCGACGACGTAGGCGAGGAGGCGCGTGAACGCGCCGGCGGGAGAGCCGACCGGTTCGCCGGGCACCGTCCGCGTCGTCGGGGGTCGCCGCCGGAGGACGCGCCTGACGAACGAGGCGAGGAGGATGTCGAGGCGGGCGAGCTGACGCCGCACGAGGTCGAGCGCGGAGCTCGTCATCGTCGTCGCGGTGGTCGTCGCGACGCGCGCGACGTTGACCCGCTCGACGATCCGCGCGACGTCGACCCGGTCGAGGACCTGGTCGATGTCGACGCGGTCGACGATCCTCCCGATGTCGACCCGGTCGACGATCCGATCGATGTCGACCCGGTCGACGATCTTGCCGACGTCGACGCGCTGGACGATGCGATCGATGTCGACGCGGTCGACGACGCGATCGATGTCGACCCGGTCGACGACCTTCCCGATGTCGACCCGCCGGACGATGCGATCGATGTCGACGCGGTCGACGATCCCGGCGACGTCGATGCGTCGCAGGACGACGTCCAGGTCGACGCGTGCGAGCATCCGGTCGACGTCGACGCGGTCGAGGAGCGTGTTCGGATCGATCCGGGCGAGGACGCGGTCCAGGTCGACGCTCGCGAGGAGCTCGTCGAGGTCGATCCGCTCGAGCACCGCGTCGACGTCGACGGCGTTGATCATCGGGTCGAGGATCGAGCCGACGATCCGGGTGACGCCGTTCGGCTTCCTGTCCGTCGGTCGTGACGCGCTCATGGCACCTCCGCGTCCGTCTCGGGGCGTCGGCGGCCGCGCGCGCAGCGTAGGGCGGCGCGCCAACAGCGTCAGCCGGGCGGCCCGAAGTGACCCGCGCGGTCCCCACGCGCCGAATACCGCTCGTGGGCGCCGTGATCGCGCTGTCGCTCCCGGGGATCCTCGTCGTCGCGTTCCTCGCCGCGCGCCTGCTCGATGCCCGCCGCTCCGTCGGCGTCACGGTGCTGTCGGGCGTCGTCGGCTGGGCCGCGGGCGTCGGACTGTCGCTCGCCATCGCGCAGAACCACGTGCATCGCAACGCCGGGTTCGGCCGCAACGTCTGGGTGTTCTCGATCGTCTTCACGATGTCCGCGACCGTGTGGCTCGAGCTCCTCGCCCGTCCGGGCGCGATCGCGCGCGCCCAGGGCGGCCTCGCGTCGATCCCCCGCCCGCTCCGATCGCTGCAGCGGCGCGGCCGGCGCGTGAGCCGGTACGCGCAGATCACGCGCATCGCCGTCCGTCACGGGCTCGGTCCGTCGATCGGTCTCGTGCCTCGCGGGCGCGACGACGGTGTCGACGGCGAGGGACGCCTGCCCGCGCCCGTTCGCCTTCGCCGCGCGCTCGAGGACTGCGGCGGGATGTTCGTCAAGCTCGGGCAGATCCTGTCGACGCGCAGCGATCTCGTCCCGCCGGCGTACGCGGCGGAGCTCGCGCGCCTGCAGGACCACGTCGTCCCGGAGGACCCCGCGGCGATGCGCGCGCTCATCGAGGAGGAGCTCGGCGTCCCCGTCGACGACGTCTTCGCCGACTTCGACTGGGAGCCCGTCGCCGCGGCCTCGATCGGGCAGGCCTACCGCGCCTGCCTGCGCACCGGTGAGCCCGTCATCGTGAAGGTCCAACGGCCCGGCGTCGCGGAGTCGGTACGTCGCGATCTCGAGGTGCTCGAGGAGCTCGCGCGCGCCGTCGAGGCCCGCACCGCCTGGGGCGCCGAGTACGGCGTCGTCGACCTCGCCGGCGAGTTCGCGGGACGCCTGCGCGAGGAGCTCGACTTCACCGTCGAGGCCCGCAACGCGCGCGAGCTCGCGAACGCCGCTGCGGACGGATCGCCCGTCCGCATCCCGGCCGTGCACGACGAGCTGAGCTCGCCCCGCGTCCTCGTGCTGGAGCAGTTCGACGGCGCGAGCGTCCGCGACCGGCGTTGGGCGGACTCGTTGCACGTCGATCGCGACGCGCTGGCGGACACCCTGCTGCGCTGCGCGCTCCAGCAGATGCTCGTGGACGGCGTGTACCACGCGGACCCGCATCCCGGGAACGTCATGCTGCTGCGCGACGGCCGGCTCGGGCTGATCGACTTCGGCGCGGTCGCGCGCATCGACCCGCTGCAGCAGGCGTCGTTGCGCGACCTGATGTCGGCCGTCGCGCGTCGCGACACCGAGCAGCTCCGCGCGGCGGTGCTCTCGATCGCGACCGTCCGCGGGCGTCTCGACGAGGACCAGCTCGACCGGGCCCTGGCGCGGTTCATGGCCCGGCACCTCGCGGCCGGCACGTCGCCCGACGCGGCGATGTTCAACGACCTGCTGGCGTTGCTCGTGTCGTTCCGGATCCGGGTCCCCGTCGAGCTCAGCACGTTCTTCCGCGCGCTCGTGACGCTCGACGGGACGCTCACGACGCTCGCGCCGGGCTACGTCGCGCTCGACGCGGTCCAACGGGTCGCGGCCGAATGGGTCAAGGACCGGATGTCCGTCGCGACCGTCGAGGACGCCGCCCGTGACGAGCTGCTGCGCGCGCTGCCGACGTTGCGGCGCCTCCCGCGCCACGTCGACCGCCTCGCGACGCTCGCGACGCGCGGCGACCTGCGCCTGCGCGTCGCATGGATGTCCGAGCCGGACGACGTCCTCACGGTCACGCGCCTGCTGAACCGGGTCGTGCTGGCATTCCTCGGCGGCGTCGTCGGGATCCTGTCCGCGATGCTGCTCGGGACGCGCGGCGGCCCGCCGTTCGCGGGTACGACGTCGCTGTTCCAGTTCTTCGGCTACTTCGGGCTCTTCTGCGCGACCGTCCTGACCCTGCGCGTGATCGTCGCGGTGCTCCACGACGGCCTGAACTGAGTCGCGACGTCGCTCAGTGCAACACCGCCTTGAGGACCACGATCGCGACACCGAACAGCGCGCTCGTACCGGCCGCGCCGAGCAGCGCCAGGCCGCGCAACCGGTTGTGCCGTGCCGCGACGAAGGCGAACGCCAGCAGCTCGGCGACCGCGAGCCACAGCGCGGCGTACACGGCCGCGTTCTCGCCGACGCCGACCGTTCCGAGCACGAGCATGATGCCGACGAGCGGGACCGCGGCCTGCACGGTCGGGAGCTCCTGACGCAGCGTCGCCACGAGCCGCGGCCGGATGTGCTCGTGAATGCCCTGCGCGATGAACTCGGCGTACGCGTGCGCGAGCCAGTAGAGAGGAACGACGACCGCGACGCTGACGGCGATGTCGGTCATGTTCGTCGTCGACAGGCTGTCGCCCGCGATGAGCGCGGCGGTGACGATGGTCCCGTAGATCGCGGCCGCCGTGTTCCGGCGGAGGAAGCCAGTTCGCGGCGAGCGAAGACGGACCTCGCGCATCGCTACCTCAAGTCGTCGACGTAGCGGTCGGTGCCGGGGACGGTCGGCAGGAACGGCGCCGCGAGCTGCACGCGCCCGAGACCGGACGCGTCGATCGCCTCACCGTCACGCGCGAAGCACCCGTCCCAGCACTCCGACGCGGGCACCTCGGTGAACCACAGCAACGTCAGCCGCCGCTCGAGGCCGGGCACGTCCTCGACGTAGGCCATCTTGTCCTCGGGCAACGGCATCGGCGCGAACGCGAGGCACATCGCGACGGGCGAGCCCGCGAGCACCGACGGCACGTGCTCGTCGCGTAGCCAGGCCCACAGCGCCGCGCGCTCGACATCGGCGGCGCCGTCGACGACCTCCATCACCAGACCCGCGTACGGGTGGTCGAGCGAGTGGATGTCGCGCGGACCGGTCGCGTCGCGGTAGACGGGTCCGACGTAGTCCTGGAACGACGTGTACACGTGCGTCCGGTCGAGGTAGATCCGGCCGTCGGGCAGCAGACGTTGGTTGGTCGCGACGGTCCAGCGGAGGTGGTCGTCGTAGCGCCCCGCCGTGATCCAGTACGTCGCGAGGTACTTCCCCGCGTCGAGCGGTTGCGCGATCGGCGAGTCGACCGGGTACCGCAGCTCCTGCAGCTCACGCGTCGCGACCCACCGGCGGCCCGAGAACATCCAGGGCATCGCCATCGCGCCCGAGTAGAAGTGGTCGTCCTCGTACCACCGGTTGTACGCGTGGTCGTGGCCCTCGTGCGGCTCGACCAGCGTGATGAGCGCGGCTCCGATCCGGGTCTCGTAGGGGCCCGACGCCGGCAGCACGGAATAGGGACTCTCCTCCGACATGCGGGCGAGTCTGGCATCTCGCTCATGTCCGCGGCGCGGCTGCCGATGGGAGACCGGTCCATCAGTGGGCTGACGCGAGGAGGGGCGCCCGATCGACGGCATCCAGGAGGTCCAGAGCCGGATCGCGCAGATCCAGGCGCTGGCCGCGCAGTTCAGCGGCGCGCCCGTGGCCGCCGCGGGCTCCTCGACGTCGCTGGCGGGCGGCGGTACGGACCCGACGTCGGCCGTCGGCGCCACCGGGAGCACCTTCGCGACGACGCTCGGGAACGTGCAGGGCACACCCGGCCAGACGCAGTGGGCGAACGACTTCCTGACGCGCCTCGGCATGCCGGTGACGTCCGAGAACGTGCGCGCGATCGTCGCGTGGGAGAAGGCCGAGGGGACCAAGGCGCAGTTCAACCCGCTCGCCACGACGCGCTCGATGCCCGGCGCGAGCAACTTCAACAGCGTCGGCGTGAAGAACTTCGCGTCGTACCAGGACGGCATCGAGGCCAACGCCGAGGCGCTGACGAACGGTCGCTACCCGAACATCCTCGCCGCGCTGCGGCGCGGTGACAGCGCCGAGGCGGTCGCGCAGGCGATCGCGAGCTCGCCGTGGGGGACCGGCGACGGCGTGCTGCGCGTGTTGCAGTCCTCGTAGCGCGCGGTCAGCTCGCCTCGTGGGCGATGAGCACCGCGGCCGCCTGGCACGGCGCGGCGCGACCCGTGTACCCGCAGAGCCACGCGAGCGCGTCGGCGGGGACGCTCACCGCGACGACGGCCGTGCCGGTCGTGCCCCGGGCCCGTGCGCCCGCGGTCGCGTACGGCGCGGTCGTGACGACCGCCGGCTGCCACGCCCACAACCCGGCGCGTGCGACCGCGGCGTCGAACACCGGGACGGCACCGGACGCGTTCGGGACGGCGTCGAGGTCGTTCAGCGCGGGGACGAACGCGACCCGGACGCCCGCCGAGCGCGCCGCCGCGAGCTTCTCCTCGAGCCCGCCGATCGGCTCGATCGTGCCACCGTTCGCGATGACACCGGTCGCGGCGACGTCGGTGCCGCCGGTGACGTCGCCGGGCAGGAGCACGTCGAGGTAGCGGAGCAGGTACGCGAGCCCGGCCGAGTCGCCGTGCAGGTGACCGACGGCGGGCCACAACGGCGGCGTCAGGCTCTGGACGTCGCCGAGCACGTCGCGCTGCGCCGTGCGCCACGCGTCCGTCGCGGCCTGCCGGCTCAGATCGTCGCCCGAGGAGCTCTCCGGCCCGGGTGACGCCGCGACCCGCGGCGCGCTGGCGTCGCTCCGGCCGACGAGGTCGGCGACGACGTCCCACGGCGCGCGGCGTTCGTGCACGACGCTGAGGTAGTAGATCCGGCCCCCGTGGCGGGCTCCCGAGCCCGGCGGGTTGCTGCTCGTGCTCAGCGTTCCGAGCTCGAGCGGTTGCGCCTCGCCGTAGACCACGGCGGGGGACGTCACCACGACGGCGACGAGGAAGACGAGCGCGACCGCGACGAGACCGCGGACGCAGAGCCAGGCCGTCGAGGCCGCGCCGTGCCCGGCGCGCCCGCCGTGTCCGCCGCGTCCACGCTCGGAGCGCGCGCCCGCGCACGCGCTCCCGACTGCCTCCCCCACGACGAAGCTTTGTACCCCGGTCGCGCCGCCCCTGTCATGCGGCCGCGCCAAGTGGCTCCGGGCGTCACGGCGTCGACGCGTGCGGGTCGCTGGCCCCGGTCACGAAGTCGACGAGCTGCTCCACCGCGCCGACGAACGGCGCCTCGAGGTCGCGAAAGCTCCGGACGGACGTCCGCAGGCGTCGCCACGCCGCTGCGGGGTCGCGCTCGCCGAGCGCGGCGCAGACGCCCTCCTTCCAGGGGCGGTCCCGCGGGACCTCCGGCCACGCCTCGATCCCCGCGACGTGGGGCCGGATCGCCTGCCAGACGTCGACGTACGGCGTCCCGGTCACGAGCACGTGCGGACCGCGCACGGCCGCCGCGAGGCGCGCCTCCTTCGACCCGGGGACGAGATGGTCGACGAGCACGCCCAGTCGCCGTCCCGGTTCGGGGCCGAACGCGTCGACGGCGGCCGCGAGATGGTCGATGCCGTCGAGCCGTTCCACGACGACACCTTCGATACGCAGGTCGTCGCCCCACACCGCCTCGACCAGCTCGGCGTCGTGCACGCCCTCGACGTAGATCCGCGCTTGCCGCGCGACACGGGCGCGGTGCCCGTCGACCGCGCGCGACCCCGAAGCGGTGCGCACCGGTGTCCGTGCGCGCGAGGTGGGACGCGGCGCGACGAGCGTCACCGCGATGCCGTCGACCGCGAACGCGCCCGACTCGAGCGGGAACAGGCGCTCGACGCCCGTCGCGCCACGCACGCGCGCGGTGTCCCGCTCGACCGCGACGATCGTCCCCGTGAAGCCGCTCGCGCGGTGACGGACGCGCGTCCCGGTGGTCGCCTCGAACGACGGGTACGCGGCCGCCGCGCGCGCGGGCCCGTCGACCGGCCCGCCGAGGATGCCGCCTCGTGACGGTGGTCGGGTCACGGGCCGTGAACGTACCGGCGTGCGCCGGCGGGCACGGGGATCCACGGGGATCCACGCGTCCGGGAGCCCCGCCCACACGAGTTGGTACCGTGCGCCGCCATGGACGATCTCGCCTCGCTGGACGCGACTGCCCAGGCGGACCTGGTCCGGCGCAAGGACTGCACGCCACGCGAGCTCGTCGACGCCGCGATCGCGCGCGTCGAGAAGGTCAACCCGGAGCTCAACGCGGTGATCCACCCGCTGTTCGACAAGGCGCGCGCCGCGGCGGACGCGCCCGGCCTGCCCGACGGCCCGTTCCGGGGTGTCCCGTTCTGCGTGAAGGACGCCGTCTGCCACACCGAGGGCGATCCGTACCACGTCGGCATGCGGTTCCTGAAGGAGCGCGAGTGGAGGGCGACCGAGGACAGCTACCTCGCGCGCCGCTTCCGCGACGCCGGGTTCGTGTTCGTCGGCAAGACGAACACGCCGGAGCTCGCGACGTCGATCACGACGGAGCCGCTCGCGTACGGGGCGACGCACAACCCGTGGGACGTCACGCGCTCACCGGGCGGTTCGAGCGGCGGATCCGCGGCCGCGGTCGCGTCGGGGATCGTTCCCGCCGCGCACGCGAACGACATGGGCGGATCGATCCGCGCGCCCGCGAGCGAGTGCGGGCTCGTCGGCCTGAAGCCTTCACGCGCGCGCTCGACGCTCGGTCCCGACTTCGGCGAGTACTGGGGACCGCTGACGCACGAGTTCGTCGTCGTGCGCACCGTGCGCGACGCCGCCGCGATCCTGGACGTCGTCGCGGGTGCCGCGCCCGGCGATCCGTACACCGCGCCGCCACCGACGCGCCCGTTCCGCCACGAGGTCGGCGCGAACCCGGGTCGCCTGCGCGTCGGCTTGCACGTCACCATCCCCAACCTCGGACGCGACGCGCACCCCGAGTGCGTGACCGCCGTCGAGCAGACCGGGCGGCTGCTCGAGCGGGCCGGCCACGCGGTCGAGTGGTCGTCGCCCGCGCTCGACGGCGCCTTCCACGGCTTCACCGTCGTCATGGCGGCCGGCATCGCGCGCGACCTCGAACGGTGGAGCGAGCGCACCGGTGACCCCATCGGTCCCGACGACGTCGAGCCGGGCAACTGGGCGATGGCCGAGGGCGGCCGGGCCGTGACCGGCGCGCAGTACCTGGCCGGTCTCGAGGCGATGAACGACTACACGCGACGCGTCGCGAGCTGGTGGGCCGACGACGGGTTCGACGTGCTCGTCACGCCCACGATCGCACAGCCGCCGCCGAAGCTCGGGCTGATGGCGCCGACCGCGGATCCGGGCGAGGCGCTCACGCTGATGGGCGAGCTCGCGCAGTTCACGGTGCCGTGGGACGTGACGGGCCAGCCCGCCGTCTCCCTGCCGCTGCACTGGACCGCGGACGGGCTGCCGGTCGGCGTGCAGCTCGTCGCGGCGTACGGACGCGAGGACCTCCTCCTGCGCGTCGCGTCGCAGCTCGAGCAGGCCGCGCCGTGGGCGGACCGCAGGCCGGCGGTGTTCGCGGCCTCGTGAGCACGGCGACGAACGACGGGATCGCGCGGATCCTCGTCGTCACCGCGCACCCCGACGACGTCGACTTCGGTGTCGCCGGCTCGGTCGCGACGTGGACGGCCGCCGGCATCGAGGTCGCGTACTGCGTCGTGACCGACGGCGACGCGGGCGGCTTCGACCCCGACGTGCCGCGTGCCGACATCGCAGGCATCCGGCGCGCCGAACAGCTCGCGGCGGCGCGCGTCGTCGGCGTGGAGGACGTCACGTTCCTCGGCTACCCCGACGGGCGGCTGGTGTCGTCCATCGCGCTGCGCCGCGACATCTCGCGGGTGATCCGGCGCTTCCGTCCCGACCGCGTCGTGGCCCAGTCGCCCGAGCGGAACTGGGAGCGCATCTACGCGAGCCACCCCGACCACCTCGCGGCCGGCGAGGCGACCGTGTGCGCGGTCTATCCGGACGCGCGCAACCCGTTCGCGCACCCCGAGCTCGCGGCGGAGGGCCTCGACGCGCACACCGTTCCCGAGCTGTGGTTGATGGCGACGCGCGCGCGTGACGTGTTCGTCGACGTCACCGACGCGTTCGACAAGAAGGTCGAGGCGCTGCGTTGCCACGTCAGCCAGCTCGTCGACGCCGACGGCGGGCTCGAGACGCGCATCCGCGGGTGGCTCACCGCGAACGCGACCGAGGCCGGCCTCCCCGAGGGGCGCCTGGCGGAGGCGTTCCAGGCCGTCGACACCCGCTGACCGCCCGCATTCTCTGAAGCCTCAGACACACATGTTGTGGTTGACGCTTCACAGTATGGCGGCGGTCAGGTGATGACGCTGCGGATGACCTCGCCCGCTTGCATCGCGCGGAAGGCGTCGTTGATCTCGTCGAGCTTGATGCGGCGCGACACCATCGCGTTGAGGTCGAGACGGCCGGTCTCGACGAGGCTCACGAAGCGAGGGAAGTCGCGACGCACCTGCGCGGAGCCGTACACCGAGCCGAGCAGCTTCTTCTCCTCGAAGAACATGCCGAACGCGGGCAGCGTGACCGACGCGTCCCACCGCGGCATGCCGACGACGACGGCCGTGCCGCCGCGGCGCGCCGTGTTGTACGCCTGCACGATCGTCTCCGGCAGGCCGATCACCTCGAACGCGTAGTCGGCGCCGCGCCCGCCGGTGGCCGCCTTGACCTGCTCGACGGGGTCACCTGCGGCCGGGTCGATCAGGTCGGTCGCGCCCAGTTGCTCGGCCGACTTCCGCTTCAGCTCGACCGGGTCGATCGCGAAGATGCGCGACGCGCCCGCGATGCGCGCGCCCTGCACGACGGCCTGACCGACGCCACCGCAGCCGATCACCGCGACGGTCGCGCCGGGCTCGACC
Above is a window of Acidimicrobiia bacterium DNA encoding:
- a CDS encoding Zn-dependent alcohol dehydrogenase translates to MRAAIFVGQDQPLEIEDVTPVAPGPRDVVVHVDASGVCHSDLSVMNGGLPLPPPCILGHEGTGTVEAVGNEVSRVKVGDRVVASFTPACGVCWYCLHDQSNLCEHMGAVATAPRVTRGDGTPMITMTGLGTFADMMTVDESSIVKVDTDLPAEQLALIGCGVTTGVGAALNTAQVEPGATVAVIGCGGVGQAVVQGARIAGASRIFAIDPVELKRKSAEQLGATDLIDPAAGDPVEQVKAATGGRGADYAFEVIGLPETIVQAYNTARRGGTAVVVGMPRWDASVTLPAFGMFFEEKKLLGSVYGSAQVRRDFPRFVSLVETGRLDLNAMVSRRIKLDEINDAFRAMQAGEVIRSVIT